Proteins encoded in a region of the Shewanella polaris genome:
- a CDS encoding acyl-CoA thioesterase: MAGQDRQITLRFLAEPADVNFGGKVHGGAVMKWIDLAAYAAAAGWSGKYCITVYAGGIRFVKPIHVGNIVEVTGKVIYTGTTSMHIAIDVKAGDPKESARYLTTHCIVIMVAVDDEGEPTPVPEWIPQTADDIRLRDAALRLMDMRKRIGAEMEAHVKPSVE; encoded by the coding sequence ATGGCCGGACAAGATAGGCAGATTACATTACGTTTTTTAGCTGAGCCCGCAGATGTAAATTTCGGCGGTAAAGTGCATGGCGGCGCAGTAATGAAATGGATCGATTTGGCTGCTTATGCAGCCGCCGCTGGCTGGAGTGGTAAGTATTGTATTACAGTTTATGCAGGTGGCATCCGCTTTGTTAAGCCTATTCATGTGGGGAATATCGTCGAAGTGACTGGTAAAGTCATTTATACTGGTACGACATCCATGCACATTGCCATAGACGTGAAGGCGGGCGATCCTAAAGAGTCAGCACGTTATTTAACCACGCATTGTATTGTGATCATGGTAGCTGTCGACGATGAAGGGGAACCGACTCCAGTTCCTGAGTGGATCCCACAAACTGCCGATGATATTCGTCTACGTGACGCCGCTTTACGTTTAATGGATATGCGTAAACGCATTGGGGCAGAAATGGAAGCTCACGTTAAACCTTCAGTTGAATAA
- the fabG gene encoding 3-oxoacyl-ACP reductase FabG — protein sequence MSLEGKIALVTGASRGIGRAIAESLVQAGALVIGTATSEKGAAAIQAYLGDKGFGMVLNVTDSQSVADLYSQIKEKAGDVDILVNNAGITRDNLLMRMKDDEWQDIIDTNLTSLFKLSKPVMRSMMKKRFGRIISIGSVVGTMGNAGQVNYSAAKAGLIGFTKSLAREVASRQITVNAIAPGFIQTDMTDELTDEQQQAIMSQVPMERLGQAQEIANAVLFLASDSAAYITGETLHVNGGMYMV from the coding sequence ATTAGTTTAGAGGGTAAAATTGCCTTAGTCACAGGAGCCAGTCGCGGTATTGGTCGTGCAATTGCTGAATCATTAGTTCAAGCTGGGGCATTAGTTATTGGTACCGCAACCAGTGAGAAAGGCGCTGCAGCGATTCAAGCATACTTAGGTGACAAAGGCTTTGGGATGGTGTTAAATGTCACCGATTCTCAGTCAGTGGCTGATTTATATAGCCAGATCAAAGAAAAGGCTGGTGATGTTGATATTCTTGTCAACAATGCTGGTATTACCCGTGATAATTTATTAATGCGGATGAAAGATGATGAATGGCAAGATATTATTGACACTAATTTGACATCATTATTTAAATTGTCTAAACCAGTAATGCGATCTATGATGAAAAAACGTTTCGGACGAATTATCAGTATCGGTTCAGTTGTTGGTACAATGGGCAATGCCGGCCAAGTAAATTACTCGGCGGCTAAAGCTGGTTTGATTGGATTTACAAAATCTCTTGCAAGAGAGGTTGCATCTCGTCAAATAACAGTGAATGCTATCGCACCTGGATTTATTCAGACCGATATGACAGATGAGCTGACAGATGAGCAGCAACAAGCTATTATGTCGCAAGTTCCGATGGAACGATTAGGGCAAGCACAAGAAATTGCCAATGCAGTATTGTTTTTGGCCTCGGATTCAGCTGCTTACATCACAGGCGAAACCTTGCATGTGAATGGCGGTATGTACATGGTTTAA
- the fabF gene encoding beta-ketoacyl-ACP synthase II: MSKRRVVITGLGLVTPVGNDVESTWNALLAGKSGITPITKFDASEYGTRFSGSVKDFDVEQYLSKKDARKMDLFIQYGMAAGIQAVKDSGLDMSQENPARIGTAIGAGMGGMWLIEQGHSALLNGGPRKVSPFFVPSTIINMIAGHLSIMYGMTGPNFAVTTACTTGVHNIGFAARTIAYGDADVMVAGGAEDVTSPLGVAGFSAAKALSTRNDDPTAASRPWDKDRDGFVIGDGAGVIVMEEYERAKARGAKIYGELVGFGMSGDAFHMTSPPSDGAGAAAAMVNAINDAQIEKELVGYINAHGTSTNAGDKAETAAVKSVFGPHAYEVLVSSTKSMTGHLLGAAGAVEAIITLLALRDQHVPPTINLDNPDEGCDLDFVAHTSRRHQFDYALCNSFGFGGTNGSLLFKRMD; the protein is encoded by the coding sequence ATGTCTAAACGTCGTGTCGTCATCACAGGTCTTGGTCTTGTGACTCCTGTGGGTAATGATGTCGAGTCTACTTGGAATGCCTTACTGGCTGGTAAGAGTGGTATTACTCCCATTACTAAGTTTGATGCGAGTGAGTATGGCACTCGTTTTAGTGGTTCAGTGAAAGATTTTGACGTCGAACAATACCTAAGCAAAAAAGATGCCCGTAAAATGGATTTGTTTATCCAATATGGCATGGCGGCGGGTATTCAAGCCGTTAAAGATTCAGGCTTAGATATGAGCCAAGAAAACCCCGCTCGCATCGGTACCGCTATTGGCGCGGGTATGGGCGGAATGTGGTTAATCGAGCAAGGCCATTCAGCATTATTAAACGGCGGACCACGCAAAGTGTCACCCTTTTTTGTGCCAAGTACTATTATCAATATGATCGCAGGCCATTTGTCGATTATGTATGGTATGACAGGCCCCAACTTTGCGGTTACCACTGCGTGTACTACGGGCGTACATAATATCGGTTTTGCAGCACGCACCATTGCCTATGGTGATGCCGATGTCATGGTCGCAGGTGGCGCTGAAGATGTGACTAGCCCACTAGGTGTTGCTGGTTTTAGTGCCGCTAAAGCATTATCGACGCGTAATGACGATCCCACTGCAGCAAGTCGTCCTTGGGATAAAGACCGTGATGGCTTTGTTATTGGTGATGGCGCAGGTGTTATTGTTATGGAAGAGTATGAGCGAGCTAAAGCGCGTGGTGCTAAAATTTACGGTGAGTTAGTTGGTTTTGGTATGAGTGGCGATGCATTCCACATGACATCACCTCCAAGTGACGGTGCAGGCGCAGCGGCTGCGATGGTTAATGCCATTAATGATGCCCAAATAGAGAAAGAGCTTGTGGGTTATATTAATGCCCATGGCACCTCAACTAACGCTGGTGATAAAGCCGAAACGGCTGCCGTTAAATCGGTATTTGGACCACATGCCTACGAGGTATTGGTGAGTTCGACTAAATCAATGACGGGGCATTTGTTGGGCGCAGCTGGCGCAGTTGAAGCCATTATTACTCTGCTTGCATTACGCGATCAACACGTACCGCCAACAATCAACTTAGATAACCCAGATGAAGGTTGCGACTTAGATTTTGTTGCCCACACATCTCGCCGTCATCAATTTGATTATGCCTTATGTAATTCATTTGGTTTCGGTGGTACAAACGGTTCATTATTATTCAAAAGAATGGATTAA
- the fabD gene encoding ACP S-malonyltransferase, with amino-acid sequence MENVAFVFPGQGSQAVGMLAELTQSNDIIGKTFAEASEVLGYDLWDLVANGPAEILNETDKTQPALLTASVAIWRAYQASNKPLPSLLAGHSLGEYSALVCAGVMAFTDAVKLVELRGKLMQQAVPAGSGAMYAIIGLDNDAIAEACTESAQGDVVSPVNYNSPGQVVIAGEKVAVERAAAACKVAGAKMTVALPVSVPSHCLLMKPAADELAKALLEVTFLEPTINVINNVDVAMPTSAQAIKDALVRQLYCPVRWSETVEFMATQGVTQLIECGPGKVLTGLTKRINKSIAAKAVNDVASFAALVE; translated from the coding sequence GGCCGTAGGAATGTTAGCCGAATTGACTCAATCTAACGATATTATTGGGAAAACCTTCGCTGAAGCGAGTGAAGTGTTAGGCTACGATTTATGGGATTTAGTGGCCAATGGTCCAGCTGAAATCTTAAATGAAACAGACAAAACTCAACCTGCGTTGCTGACAGCAAGCGTGGCTATTTGGCGAGCATATCAAGCGTCAAATAAACCATTGCCATCTTTACTTGCTGGCCACAGCCTTGGCGAGTACTCCGCATTAGTGTGCGCCGGTGTGATGGCATTTACTGATGCGGTTAAATTAGTTGAATTGCGTGGTAAGTTAATGCAACAAGCGGTTCCTGCCGGTTCTGGCGCCATGTATGCCATTATTGGTCTTGATAATGATGCTATCGCTGAAGCGTGCACAGAGTCTGCTCAAGGCGATGTGGTGAGCCCTGTTAACTACAACAGCCCTGGTCAAGTCGTTATTGCTGGCGAAAAAGTCGCAGTTGAACGAGCTGCTGCTGCATGTAAAGTTGCTGGGGCTAAAATGACAGTGGCCTTGCCTGTGAGTGTGCCATCACATTGCTTATTAATGAAACCAGCCGCTGATGAATTAGCTAAAGCCTTACTTGAGGTGACATTCTTAGAACCTACAATCAATGTTATTAATAACGTCGATGTCGCAATGCCTACAAGCGCACAAGCAATCAAAGATGCATTGGTGCGTCAATTGTATTGTCCTGTACGTTGGAGCGAAACAGTAGAGTTTATGGCTACACAAGGCGTTACACAGCTAATAGAATGTGGACCAGGTAAAGTATTAACCGGTTTAACGAAAAGAATTAATAAATCGATAGCCGCTAAAGCGGTCAATGATGTTGCCTCATTTGCAGCATTAGTCGAATAA
- the acpP gene encoding acyl carrier protein — MSNIEERVKKIIIEQLGVKEEDVKSAASFVDDLGADSLDTVELVMALEEEFDTEIPDEEAEKITTVQAAIDYVSKNQ, encoded by the coding sequence ATGAGCAACATCGAAGAACGTGTAAAGAAAATCATCATTGAGCAACTTGGCGTTAAAGAAGAAGACGTTAAATCAGCTGCTTCTTTTGTAGACGATTTAGGTGCCGATTCTCTAGACACTGTTGAATTGGTTATGGCTCTAGAAGAAGAGTTTGATACCGAGATCCCTGACGAAGAAGCTGAAAAGATCACTACTGTTCAAGCAGCGATCGATTACGTTTCTAAAAATCAGTAA
- a CDS encoding NAD(P)-dependent oxidoreductase codes for MAKVAFIGLGVMGFPMAGHLTQQGHDVTVYNRTSAKAKKWVAQYGGKSADTPKDAAQGQDIVFICVGNDDDLRQVVLGEQGAVHGMHSGAILVDHTTASADVAREIAAQIEPLNIGFLDAPVSGGQAGAENGVLTVMMGGEQTHFDVVKPVIAAYSRCAELLGPVGSGQLTKMVNQICIAGVVQGLAEGLHFAKSAGLDGLKVIEVISKGAAQSWQMENRYQTMWQGQYDFGFAIDWMRKDLGIALDEARQNGSHLPVTALVDQFYSEVQAMKGNRWDTSSLLARLEKSRS; via the coding sequence ATGGCTAAGGTAGCATTTATTGGATTAGGCGTTATGGGGTTCCCAATGGCGGGGCATTTAACTCAGCAGGGTCATGACGTCACAGTGTATAACCGTACCAGCGCGAAAGCGAAAAAGTGGGTAGCACAGTATGGTGGTAAGTCTGCTGATACACCTAAAGATGCAGCTCAAGGTCAAGACATTGTTTTTATTTGTGTCGGTAATGATGATGACCTACGCCAGGTAGTATTGGGTGAGCAAGGTGCTGTTCATGGTATGCATTCTGGCGCTATTTTAGTTGATCATACTACGGCGTCTGCAGATGTCGCTCGTGAAATTGCCGCGCAAATTGAACCACTTAATATCGGATTTTTGGATGCCCCAGTTTCAGGTGGTCAAGCGGGTGCCGAAAATGGTGTATTAACCGTGATGATGGGGGGGGAACAAACTCACTTTGATGTGGTTAAACCTGTTATCGCTGCTTATAGCCGTTGTGCAGAATTGTTAGGGCCTGTTGGTTCTGGACAGTTAACTAAAATGGTTAATCAAATTTGTATTGCTGGTGTGGTTCAAGGCTTAGCGGAAGGGCTTCATTTTGCCAAAAGTGCTGGTTTGGATGGCTTGAAAGTGATTGAAGTTATCAGTAAAGGTGCGGCACAAAGTTGGCAGATGGAGAACCGTTATCAGACTATGTGGCAAGGTCAATATGATTTTGGTTTTGCTATCGACTGGATGCGTAAAGATTTAGGTATAGCGTTAGATGAAGCTCGTCAAAATGGTAGTCATTTACCTGTCACAGCGCTAGTTGATCAGTTCTATTCAGAAGTACAGGCGATGAAAGGTAATCGTTGGGATACCTCTAGTTTACTTGCCCGTTTAGAAAAGTCGCGCAGTTAA